In Fibrobacter sp. UWB10, a single window of DNA contains:
- a CDS encoding U32 family peptidase C-terminal domain-containing protein, with translation MQKPELLAPAGDLIRMKYAFAYGADAVYAGQPAFSLRARENGFKNLDDLAAGIEYAHRLGKKFYLTSNVIPRNVKVEAFQNALLSAIDLKPDALIVADPGFVGWIREVRPEVEIHLSVQANTTNYLAAKFWHDLGVRRVILSRELRLSEVVEIKNRVPGLELEVFVHGAVCMSMSGRCMLSNWVTRRDANQGACDNSCRMPYRLYANPEPQCENYHEQEGSFSLQRTDRPELDPIALDEDTWGTYFMSSRDICAIDVIPELMASGLDSFKIEGRTKSVYYLSQVVRAYRMAIDSCATQMKQGVATESVKVSEESRRAISFVDGRGFMPGFLRGPVPQNYESTHEEAPGGCVAAQVIAYDVSANACRVNVKNPFSIDDSLELMTPSGMTSCSVSAMKDFKGGDVDRLHPGTEGWVFFSEDVKGLEENATFCFFVRKNP, from the coding sequence ATGCAAAAGCCTGAATTGTTAGCTCCTGCTGGTGACTTGATTCGTATGAAGTACGCGTTTGCGTACGGTGCCGATGCTGTGTATGCGGGCCAACCTGCGTTTTCGCTCCGTGCCCGCGAAAACGGATTCAAGAATTTAGATGACCTTGCCGCAGGCATTGAATATGCGCACCGCTTGGGCAAAAAGTTTTACCTCACGAGTAACGTGATTCCGCGCAATGTGAAAGTCGAAGCATTCCAGAATGCTTTGCTTTCGGCAATTGATTTGAAACCGGATGCTTTGATTGTGGCAGATCCCGGCTTTGTAGGCTGGATTCGCGAGGTGCGCCCGGAAGTCGAAATTCATTTGTCTGTGCAAGCGAATACGACAAACTATTTGGCTGCCAAGTTCTGGCACGATTTAGGCGTGCGCCGCGTCATCTTGAGTCGCGAACTTCGCTTGTCCGAAGTTGTCGAAATCAAGAATCGCGTGCCCGGCTTGGAACTGGAAGTGTTTGTGCATGGCGCTGTTTGTATGTCAATGTCTGGGCGTTGTATGTTGAGTAACTGGGTGACTCGCCGCGACGCAAACCAGGGTGCGTGTGACAACAGCTGCCGCATGCCTTACCGCCTGTATGCAAATCCGGAACCGCAGTGCGAAAATTACCACGAACAAGAAGGCTCGTTTAGCTTGCAACGCACGGACCGCCCGGAACTCGACCCGATTGCCTTGGACGAAGACACTTGGGGCACGTACTTCATGAGCAGCCGCGACATTTGCGCTATCGATGTGATTCCGGAACTGATGGCATCTGGGCTCGATTCGTTCAAGATTGAAGGCCGCACCAAGTCGGTGTATTACTTGAGCCAGGTGGTGCGTGCTTACCGTATGGCAATTGATTCTTGCGCCACTCAAATGAAACAGGGCGTTGCTACGGAATCAGTCAAGGTTTCCGAAGAAAGCCGCCGAGCGATTTCGTTTGTGGACGGTCGCGGGTTCATGCCCGGATTCTTGCGCGGACCTGTGCCGCAGAATTACGAATCCACGCATGAAGAAGCCCCTGGTGGCTGTGTGGCGGCCCAGGTCATTGCCTACGATGTGAGCGCAAATGCTTGCCGCGTGAATGTCAAGAATCCGTTTTCAATCGACGATTCTCTGGAACTGATGACCCCTTCGGGAATGACTTCTTGCAGCGTTTCGGCCATGAAGGATTTCAAGGGCGGAGACGTCGATCGTTTGCATCCGGGAACCGAAGGCTGGGTTTTCTTTTCAGAAGATGTAAAAGGCCTAGAAGAAAACGCTACTTTTTGCTTTTTTGTGCGAAAAAATCCGTAA
- a CDS encoding DnaA/Hda family protein, which yields MTNSVALLNSESSVWQLTLDRLRLECNDYFGLTILDTVCYEGIFDGVVQLSVPDELRENWVKAHYAEIMRKAFAEVLGDSFVDFTISISASAKNAPVMATPAAPKLVPVHVAPAHPKKRAPRLKLSLYAGYTFENFIEGDCNFTACEACKSVAEKPGDPALNPLFVYGKSGLGKTHLLQSIAGQMLKSSSQTRVVYCHAYEFLRDATAMSKALKAKLGNVRELAVAFQEKYENCDILLLDDVQLLEHASATQERLAVLIKHLRSMGKQVVLSCDRHPSQFRTTDSCVATANDGTSIPRISAKLLAPLESCVAVGLDVPDLSTRMKLIQKKSMSIPFVDKDREEICRFLSLPPRENFRVIEGMLNGLRAMNEFCEENLDLGAVKRLVAPPGTTGVEELSVKGIAETVAMEFGTDLNALASKRQDAGVALPRKVAMFLCRELTNTSLVNVGEFFNRDYSSVIAAIRSLTKQMDSDEDLARKVKDIRYLLEA from the coding sequence GTGACAAACTCTGTTGCTCTCTTGAATTCGGAATCTTCGGTCTGGCAGTTGACTCTGGACCGTTTGCGCCTGGAATGTAATGACTATTTCGGCCTGACTATTTTGGATACGGTCTGCTATGAAGGCATTTTTGATGGTGTAGTCCAGCTTTCTGTTCCCGATGAACTTCGTGAGAACTGGGTGAAGGCTCATTATGCCGAAATTATGCGCAAGGCCTTTGCCGAAGTTCTTGGCGATTCCTTCGTTGATTTTACTATTTCTATTTCGGCATCTGCAAAGAATGCGCCCGTGATGGCTACTCCGGCGGCTCCGAAGCTTGTCCCCGTGCATGTGGCTCCTGCCCACCCCAAGAAGCGTGCTCCGCGTCTTAAGCTTTCTTTGTATGCCGGCTATACCTTTGAAAACTTTATTGAAGGCGACTGCAACTTTACCGCTTGCGAAGCTTGCAAGTCTGTTGCCGAAAAACCGGGTGATCCGGCTTTGAATCCGCTTTTTGTGTACGGTAAGTCCGGCCTTGGCAAGACTCATCTTTTGCAGTCGATTGCAGGGCAGATGCTTAAATCGAGCTCGCAGACTCGCGTGGTTTATTGCCATGCTTACGAATTCCTGCGTGATGCTACGGCCATGAGCAAGGCCTTGAAGGCAAAGCTTGGTAATGTCCGCGAATTGGCTGTCGCTTTCCAAGAGAAGTACGAAAACTGCGATATATTGCTCTTGGACGATGTCCAGCTCTTGGAACACGCTTCTGCTACGCAGGAACGCTTGGCTGTTCTCATTAAGCATTTGCGCTCCATGGGCAAGCAGGTGGTGCTTTCTTGCGACAGGCATCCGTCGCAGTTCAGAACAACTGATTCTTGTGTTGCTACCGCCAACGACGGCACTTCGATTCCGCGCATTTCGGCCAAGCTCTTGGCTCCGCTGGAATCTTGCGTGGCCGTGGGCCTCGATGTTCCGGATCTTTCGACCCGCATGAAGTTGATTCAGAAGAAGTCCATGAGCATTCCGTTCGTGGACAAGGACCGCGAAGAAATTTGCAGGTTCCTGTCGCTTCCGCCGCGCGAAAACTTCCGCGTGATCGAAGGCATGCTGAACGGACTTCGCGCCATGAACGAATTCTGCGAAGAAAACTTGGACCTGGGTGCTGTCAAGCGCTTGGTGGCTCCTCCGGGAACGACGGGCGTCGAAGAACTTTCGGTCAAGGGAATTGCCGAAACGGTGGCTATGGAATTCGGAACTGACTTGAATGCGCTTGCAAGCAAGCGTCAAGATGCCGGTGTGGCACTTCCGCGTAAGGTGGCGATGTTCCTTTGCCGCGAATTGACGAATACGTCTCTTGTGAATGTTGGCGAATTCTTTAACAGAGATTACTCTTCTGTTATCGCCGCAATCCGTTCACTTACAAAGCAGATGGATTCTGATGAAGACCTTGCCCGCAAGGTCAAGGATATCCGCTATTTGCTGGAAGCCTAG
- a CDS encoding NAD(P)H-binding protein → MIALVTGGAGVVGTALCRELLACGVCVRVLVLPGDTQAGFLPEGVEVFYGDVTDADSIQKAFAGVDLVYHLAAILLSTKPGAFDRINAGGTRNVVNAAKQAGVKRLVYVSSISVTYPVLTEYGKSKLAGESYVKDSGLQWTIVRPTLVISSPIGSGGIEFNMFVAYVKRFPVYFMPGGGKCLKRPVKSTDLVKGIALAGLSEHAVGKTYALAGETVLSMADMAKAVLKQVGKRHCMIPLPWWISKKLAVLKSWIGGRPVTAEQALAGFLYDAAPDIENAKADLGYNPGSPLKI, encoded by the coding sequence ATGATTGCTTTGGTGACGGGTGGCGCAGGCGTCGTAGGGACGGCGCTCTGTCGGGAACTTTTAGCGTGCGGTGTGTGTGTACGTGTGCTTGTGCTCCCGGGCGATACCCAGGCTGGGTTTTTACCCGAGGGGGTGGAGGTCTTTTATGGGGATGTTACGGACGCTGATTCAATTCAAAAGGCGTTCGCTGGCGTAGACTTGGTGTATCACCTTGCCGCCATTCTTCTTTCTACAAAACCGGGAGCGTTTGACCGCATTAATGCGGGCGGCACGCGCAATGTCGTGAATGCGGCAAAGCAGGCGGGTGTCAAGCGCCTAGTCTATGTCTCTAGTATTTCGGTGACGTATCCCGTGCTTACGGAATACGGCAAAAGCAAACTCGCAGGGGAGTCTTACGTCAAGGATTCCGGTTTGCAGTGGACCATTGTTCGCCCAACACTTGTCATCAGTTCGCCTATCGGTTCGGGCGGAATCGAATTCAACATGTTCGTGGCCTACGTAAAGCGCTTTCCGGTGTATTTTATGCCAGGGGGCGGCAAGTGCCTCAAGCGTCCTGTGAAAAGTACGGATTTGGTCAAGGGAATCGCCCTTGCAGGCCTTTCGGAGCATGCAGTCGGTAAAACGTACGCCCTTGCGGGGGAGACTGTGCTTTCGATGGCGGATATGGCCAAGGCTGTCTTGAAACAGGTCGGCAAGCGCCATTGCATGATTCCTTTGCCGTGGTGGATTTCCAAGAAACTCGCTGTTCTTAAAAGCTGGATTGGCGGGCGCCCAGTGACAGCGGAGCAGGCTTTGGCGGGTTTTTTGTATGACGCCGCTCCCGATATCGAAAATGCGAAGGCCGATTTGGGCTATAATCCCGGTTCGCCCTTAAAAATTTGA